GTTTATTGTGTGACAAGGCTTACAAGTTCAGTACCCTCATTGAATatcttttcttattattaaaattgtaatcaaaattcaacaaatataTTTGCGTAATTCAATGTGcgtcacaaattttttaacaattcagaattgtattttattatcgttattacagTTACGTTTGTATATTatgaatttcagaaatttacATTGCTTTCTCACCATTCACCAATGATTTGATTTTAACatgttcatgaaaaaaaatatgaatattgtttttgtatttgaGCTGAGAACTTTCTTATTTACTAcctcccttttttttcctctctgaCGGCAAGTTCAGAATTATCTTGTAATACACATGTATCTCATAAACTGTGTATAAGTTTCGATATCTAGATCAGTGTTTTGGCAACATGTGattgattatatgtatatctctACATTACAAATGTCATTAcagtaaacaaattttacagTTCATAGCAGTTTGAAATAATTGCTAGAATAACTGGGTTATCTGTGTACTTATGTCTTGTTCCAAATAGCAGAGATTAAGCAATAAACATTGATAGGGTCACCGTTTTCGTTTGACTGATTCGAAGTAGCACCGCTATCTCCTTGCATTTATAACATTTGAACTGTGGAATAACTTGTCTATGATCTTAACCCTGctatgaatgaaattgaatctttCAGGTGCCCCTGAGCCGGCGCTGCCTGAACCAGCTCAACAGCTGATCGGAGTACGAGGCGGCGGTGACCGGGGCGAGAATTGCACCACCACCCCGCATACGGAAGAAcaatatacgatatatattGGTTACTGGGTACTCAGTGGTAGCTCTAGATCAAACTAGGAACCTCAAGTTTCTGAAAAAAACctcaaaaagaagaaaaagagaggacGAGACCCAAGTCCTTCATTTAACTGGACACGCCACCATGGTGAAAACTTTCCAGGCATACCTGCCCTCTTGCCATCGCACCTATTCGTGCATTCATTGCCGTGCTCATCTAGCCAACCACGATGAACTTATTTCCAAGGTGATGAACCTTAGCTTTCTTataattgctttttttttaaatacctgACAATTGACATATTATTTCAAGTTTACCACTTCTCAATTGATTTCAGTCCTTTCAAGGCAGCCAAGGACGTGCCTACCTCTTCAACTCAGTGTAAGCATTTTTggtttcttattttcaatttttaacaagCCACAGCCTTTCCGTTACtatttcttccaatttttcttttatatcaaTATATTCGAAAGTTTTATATCTTTTATTGCTACATTGCTGTTGTACCAATAACATTGAATGGAAGTATGCTGTCATCTAcaagaaaaagtttaacaaCACCTTGTATTTGTATACTTGAAAACAGATGTGAAATATCTAATTGTTAGTATCAATTGTCATGTGATTTAGGGTGAATGTCGGTTGCGGTCCGGCAGAAGAGCGAGTACTGTTAACGGGGCTACATGCAGTGGCTGACATCTACTGCGAATGCTGCAAAACAACACTTGGATGGAAATATGTGAGTTAGGCTGAAAATTGAGTGGCGGTAGAATGGGCCCTACCTCAGTACCTTGATCCACAATGACGATGTATATCTGTAACTGGAAATACCAAAAATTATACGTGTCACTGATTATACTCTGcaaatacataaaatattgtatttttcagGAGCACGCGTTTGAGTCAAGCCAGAAATACAAGGAGGGAAAGTTCATAATCGAGCTGGCTCACATGATCAAAGAAAATGGGTGGGAATGAACGGGTGAATTGATCGATCGGAGTGAACCTCCGGACGTCACACGAAGACTTACTTCAAATGCTTATGGCGTTGTTTTAATTGCAATGTGCGGTAATTTTTACCCGTCGAACCACCAACGAAAGTCTGTGATTTCATTTGTGATTTCTAATCTTAGTAACGTTTATGTTCTCGGACGATTTGAAGTATTGGGTTTTAGTGTTCCGATTTGTCCCAAGTAAGCGATGAAGTTGACGGCGTTCACGCTACTTGTCTTTACAGATCCGGCAAAGAGTATTCATAacgtaattatttttgaacGATAATCGAAAGATGGAATTGAAAATGACGCGGTTCAAGAAACAACCATGAATAACAATTGTAACGGAAGTGCTGAGGGTAGTGGAGGTTTTATAAAGAGGAATTGTGGCTCTTTACAAGAACAGTGGGGGTACCTCCGggtaataatttaatattgaCTGTCTTGTAACAACTCCACATACGTACTAcacgtatttatacatatatgtatatccttATATCATactatatataacgtatattaTAGTAcacgtgtattatacatatacatatatgtatatgcataaacATAAATGAATATACATACTACTATGGTTCATGAATACCAAGATGATCGTGCGGGTTAGGTCGATGATCAGTCACGAATTACGCACCGAACAGCGCCTAGTATCGAACAGAGTTTGCCGAACCGAGCATCTACCGTCTGCCTACCTGCCTACCTGCCTCTGCGTTTATCATTGGGATTTCACTGCCGATATTCCTTAAAagatttaaattgaaaatgctgCATCAACTCTTGGCGTTGCAGCGCTAGACATAGCATAGTCTATACATTGTAACGTGTATGATATTGAAAAGCCTATGATATTGCAATACTATAGAGCTCATGATATGATGTAAGATCAGAAAGATAAGAAGTATACGATGAAGATATGTATGGGAGAAGCGGGAAAAAGGTGCGACAAAGAGGACCTATGTGTTTGCATATACTCTGTGCGGGTGCGGGAGAGAGAAAGCAAGCGTGAAATTCTTGcccggcggggggggggggggggggggggtggaatAGATAGGCGAGATAAAGGAAATCCTTTACTTTTCCAGAAACAGTTGCGCGGTTGCGAGTGTGATGTAATCAAATGATCTGCGCGTTCGTATGCACGCCTGAAAAAGAGAGCATGGGATGGGAGGACATGGATCAAATTGACGATAATTGCTCATTAATTTAAATACTGATCTcatctgtaaatatttattaagtcTGGCGGGATAACTTGACTAAGATCAAATCATTTCGTTGTAAATGAATCACGCACCTAGataatattatcaaatttcattgtaGTTATCACAATGTGGGTGAGCCATTCGTCTGCGTTATTATTCGCTGATTTattatcataaattttgagaatatagCAACAACATCATTCGATGTATATCTGTCAGCCGTCTATTCGAGGGATCCTCGTATACCTGTTTCGAATTCAGTTGGTTGCCTGTTTTATCGTTgatactattattattcttttctcaATGTGTTCACTATTTTAGATACGTTTGGCATACAATTTATTAGACGTTAAGTTGATTACACTAATGAACTtggctttcattttttttaaatttttatgtatagatggaaaaaatgttttgctttcatttcattctttGTCATAATTTGGAACCTTGTTATATGCAATACTTTCATGCCCACAAAGCAAGAATCGGAGTATAAGGAAATAGGAAGTCGCTGAGATCTTCGTACTCAATGATTATTCGAGGCATACATACGACAGTGCAGTATTTTATGTAAGAATGAACGAACGCGTACATGTGCCGGCCTAATCCTCCTACTGTCTCAAACAGTACCTACTTTTTATATGATTGTGCTAAGCTTCCCTTCCCACCAACACACCTTTCCTCAACCCCCTCCCCGCGGTCATAAAGATATCTGTCCACCACTAACCACTTGTAAATCCCAAGCCAACACAAATCCACCTCTACTCACCTTTGCTTTATATGAAACATGTTCGTAATAAAAgtatttggcaaaaaattatgaatattatttactACTTGTTGAAGATTCCGATGTCCTGTATTTATATGGTCTAAACGGTAAAAGTATGAGTTGACGTTTCAGTTAGTAAATCTTGATATTTTGCATGCCGACGTCTTTGATCTGACGAAGTGCGGAGTACAGGAATGGATCGCTAGCGGACGAATTCTTACAATTAAAGACGTGACGGCAATAAAAAAGGGACATTGATTCTGAGCGGTCCAGAGTCGCTTCAAGCAACAGACCTAATGTGACAGCCACAAgcctgaagattttcatccttatttctctgctgttggtccgacgctatttttaatgttatttctaagttcctgggggtcgaattaatctagaaatggtcataccaatcgattccgaaagtaaaaattttcggctcagaaaatgagcaaaaaagtaaggctaacccctttggatttttggcgaaaatttcgacgattctaaaaagtgctacaatggattctttgaggcactattccgacgtaattttgcaagagaaatcgatcaagcgcagtcccaataggctgcgagcaacgcatcaaaagttacagccaaaaaaccaaaaatttttgtcgtcatttctcggctgttggtccgacgctatttttgatgttatttctgagttcctgggggtcgaattactctagaaatggtcatacaaatcgattccgagagtaaaaattttcggctccgaaaatgagcaaaaaagtaaggctaacccctttggatttttggcgaagatttcgacgattctgaaaagtgctacaatggattctttagggcactattccgacgtaattttgcgagagaaatcgattaagcgcagtcccaataggctgcgagcaacgcatcaaaagttacagccaaaaaaccaaaaatttttgtcgtcatttctctgctgttggtccgacgctatttttaatgttatttctgagttcctgggggtcgaattactccagaaatggtcatataaatcgattccgagagtaaaaattttcggctctgaaaatgagcaaaaaagtaaggctaacccctttggatttttggcgaaaatttcgacgattccgaaaagtgctacaatggattctttagagcactattccgacgtaattttgcgagagaaatcgattaagcgcagtcccaataggctgcgagcaacgcatcaaaagttacagccaaaaaaccaaaaatttttgtcgtcatttctctgctgttggtccgacgctatttttaatgttatttctgagttcctgggggtggaattactctaggaatggttatacaaatcgattccaagagtaaaaattttcggctcagaaaatgagcaaaaaagtaaggctaacccctttggatttttggcgaaaatttcaacgattctgaaaagtgctacaatggattctttagggcactattccgacgtatgtttgcgagagaaatcgattaagcgcagtcccaataggctgcgagcaacgcatcaaaagttacagccaaaaaaccaaaaatttttgtcgtcatttctctgctgttggtccgacgctatttttcatgttatttctgagttcctgggggtcgaattactctagaaatggtcatacaaatcgattccgagagtaaaaattttcggctcagaaaatgagcaaaaaagtaaggctaacccctttggatttttgacgaaaatttcgacgattctgaaaagtgctacaatgaattctttagggcactattccgacgtaattttgcgagagaaatcgattaagcgcagtcccaataggctgcgagcaacgcatcaaaagttacagccaaaaaaccaaaaatttttgtcgtcatttctctgctgttggtccgacgctatttttaatgttatttctgagttcctaggggtcgaattactctagaaatggtcataaaaatcgattccgagagtaaaaattttcggctccgaaaatgagcaaaaaagtaaggctaacccctttggatttttggcgaaaatttcgacgattctgaaaagtgctacaatggattcttgagggcactattccgacgtaattttgcgagagaaatcgattaagcgcagtcccagtaggctgcgagcaacgcatcaaaagttacagccaaaaaaccaaaaatttttggcgtcatttctctgctgttggtccgacgctatttttaatgttatttctgagttcctgggggtcgaattactctaggaatggtcatacaaatcgattccgaaagtaaaaattttcggctcagaaaatgagcaaaaaagtaaggctaacccctttggatttttggcgaaaatttcgacgattctggaaagtgctacaatggattctttagggcactattccgacgtaattttgcgagagaaatcgattaagcgcagtcccaataggctgcgagcaacgcatcaaaagttacagccaaaaaaccaaaaatttttgtcgtcatttttctgctgttggtccgacgctatttttgatgttatttctgagttcctgggggtcgaattactctagaaatggtcatacaaatcgattccgagagtaaaaattttcggctcagaaaatgagcaaaaaagtaaggctaacccctttggatttttggcgaagatttcgacgattctgaaaagtgctacaatggattctttagggcactattccgacgtaattttgcgagagaaatcgattaagcgcagtcccaataggctgcgaacaacgcatcaaaagttacagccaaaaaaccaaaaatttttgtcgtcatttctctgctgttggtccgacgctatttttaatgttatttctgagttcctgggggtcgaattactctagaaatggtcataaaaatcgattccgagagtaaaaattttcggctcagaaaatgagcaaaaaagtaaggctaacccctttggatttttggcgaaaatttcgacgattctgaaaagtgctacaatggattcttgagggcactattccgacgtaattttgcgagagaaatcgattaagcgcagtcccagtaggctgcgagcaacgcatcaaaagttacagccaaaaaaccaaaaatttttgtcgtcatttctctgctgttggtccgacgctatttttaatgttatttctgagttcctgggggtcgaattactccaggaatggttatacaaatcgattccgagagtaaaaattttcggctcagaaaatgagcaaaaaagtaaggctaacccctttggatttttggcgaaaatttcgacgattctgaaaagtgctacaatggattctttggggcactattccgacgtaatttcgcgagagaaatcgattaagcgcagtcccaataggctgcgagcaacgcatcaaaagttacagccaaaaaaccaaaaatttttgtcgtcatttctctgctgttggtccgacgctatttttcatgttatttctgagttcctgggggtcgaattactctagaaatggtcatacaaatcgattccgagagtaaaaattttcggctcagaaaatgagcaaaaaagtaaggctaacccctttggatttttggcgaaaatttcgacgattttgaaaagtgctacaatggattctttagggcactattccgacgtaattttgcgagggaaatcgattaagcgcagtcccagtaggctgcgagcaacgcatcaaaagttacagccaaaaaaccaaaaatttttgtcgtcatttctctgctgttggtccgacgctatttttaatgttatttctgagtctctgggggtcgaattactccaggaatggttatacaaatcgattccgagagtaaaaattttcggctcagaaaatgagcaaaaaagtaaggctaacccctttggatttttggcgaaaatttcgacgattctgaaaagtgctacaatggattccttagggcactattccgacgtaatttcgcgagagaaatcgattaagtgcagtcccaataggctgcgagcaacgcatcaaaagttacagccaaaaaaccaaaaatttttgtcgtcatttctctgctgttggtccgacgctatttttaatgttatttctgagtctctgggggtcgaattactccaggaatggttatacaaatcgattccgagagtaaaaattttcggctcagaaaatgagcaaaaaagtaaggctaacccctttggatttttggcgaaaatttcgacgattctgaaaagtgctacaatggattctttagggcactattccgacgtatgtttgcgagagaaatcgattaagcgcagtcccaataggctgcgagcaacgcatcaaaagttacagccaaaaaaccaaaaatttttgtcgtcatttctctgctgttggtccgacgctatttttcatgttatttctgagttcctgggggtcgaattactctagaaatggtcatacaaatcgattccgagagtaaaaattttcggctcggaaaatgagcaaaaaagtaaggctaacccctttggatttttgacgaaaatttcgacgattctgaaaagtgctacaatgaattctttagggcactattccgacgtaattttgcgagagaaatcgattaagcgcagtcccaataggctgcgagcaacgcatcaaaagttacaggcaaaaaaccaaaaatttttgtcgtcatttctctgctgttggtccgacgctatttttaatgttatttctgagttcctgggggtcgaattactctagaaatggtcataaaaatcgattccgagagtaaaaattttcggctcagaaaatgagcaaaaaagtaaggctaacccctttggatttttggcgaaaatttcgacgattctgaaaagtgctacaatggattcttgagggcactattccgacgtaattttgcgagagaaatcgattaagcgcagtcccagtaggctgcgagcaacgcatcaaaagttacagccaaaaaaccaaaaatttttggcgtcatttctctgctgttggtccgacgctatttttaatgttatttctgagttcctgggggtcgaattactct
This is a stretch of genomic DNA from Diprion similis isolate iyDipSimi1 chromosome 9, iyDipSimi1.1, whole genome shotgun sequence. It encodes these proteins:
- the LOC124410710 gene encoding protein yippee-like 1 — protein: MVKTFQAYLPSCHRTYSCIHCRAHLANHDELISKSFQGSQGRAYLFNSVVNVGCGPAEERVLLTGLHAVADIYCECCKTTLGWKYEHAFESSQKYKEGKFIIELAHMIKENGWE